A portion of the Oxynema aestuarii AP17 genome contains these proteins:
- the ribH gene encoding 6,7-dimethyl-8-ribityllumazine synthase — protein sequence MAVFEGNFTQTEHLRFAIVIGRFNDLITNKLLEGCQDGLKRHGVDIDPEGTQVDYVWVPGSFEVALVSRQLALSQRYDAIICLGAVIRGQTPHFDYVANEAAKGIAAAGFQTGVPVIFGILTADTMQQALERAGIKSNKGWEYALNALEMANLMRQVKNLPELGMAYGSSTALAERDNPSLPASTARGDRPWEPQTQEDRERS from the coding sequence ATGGCAGTTTTCGAGGGAAATTTTACTCAAACCGAACACTTGCGGTTTGCGATCGTCATCGGTCGGTTCAACGACTTAATTACGAACAAACTTCTAGAAGGATGTCAAGACGGACTCAAACGTCACGGCGTCGATATCGACCCGGAAGGAACTCAAGTCGATTACGTCTGGGTTCCGGGGAGTTTTGAAGTGGCCCTCGTTTCCCGGCAGTTGGCCTTAAGTCAGCGCTACGATGCCATTATCTGCCTCGGTGCCGTCATCCGAGGACAAACCCCTCATTTCGATTACGTGGCGAACGAAGCCGCTAAAGGGATTGCCGCCGCCGGATTTCAAACGGGGGTTCCGGTTATTTTTGGGATCCTGACTGCCGATACCATGCAGCAGGCGCTGGAACGGGCGGGAATTAAAAGCAATAAGGGCTGGGAATACGCCCTCAATGCTTTGGAAATGGCCAATTTGATGCGACAAGTCAAAAATTTACCCGAATTGGGCATGGCTTACGGTTCTTCTACTGCATTGGCGGAACGGGATAATCCCAGTCTTCCCGCTTCGACCGCGCGCGGCGATCGCCCTTGGGAACCCCAGACCCAAGAGGATCGAGAACGCTCCTAG
- a CDS encoding AI-2E family transporter → MNLGQWIGFLSLLISLYILWQIRQVLLLVFAAVVLATALNRLARYLQKFHIKRGWAVLISITLLFVILTGFFWLIVPPFAEQFQQLIQLLQLGIEELNNWLDRFRTRVPRDLKQYLPDLDTITGQFPALINQLFERAGNVVSGTLGVMLSSLLVVVLSLMFLVNPAAYRRAFVRLFPSFYRRRVEGILDRCEVALGGWLVGILFNMLVIATFSWLGLTILGVRLSLANGILAGILTFIPNIGPGLSVIPPMAIALLDAPWKTLAVLILYIFIQQAESNFLTPYVMAEQVSLLPAVTLLAQVFFVTFFGFLGLFLALPLTVVAQVWLQEVLIKDILDRWNKPPQFIKGMVDTDGESPDRSHPEDSPARSHGEAIGDEAIEG, encoded by the coding sequence GTGAATCTAGGTCAATGGATCGGCTTTTTAAGCTTACTTATTTCCCTTTATATTCTCTGGCAAATTCGCCAAGTTTTACTTCTTGTCTTTGCTGCCGTCGTCCTGGCAACTGCCCTCAATCGACTCGCGCGCTACTTACAAAAATTCCATATTAAACGCGGTTGGGCAGTTCTGATTTCCATTACCTTATTGTTCGTCATTCTGACAGGCTTTTTCTGGTTGATCGTGCCGCCCTTTGCCGAACAATTCCAACAATTAATCCAACTGCTTCAATTAGGCATAGAAGAACTCAATAACTGGCTCGATCGTTTTCGTACCCGGGTTCCCCGAGATTTAAAACAATACCTACCCGATCTCGATACGATTACCGGACAATTTCCCGCCTTAATCAATCAACTATTTGAACGGGCGGGAAATGTCGTCAGTGGCACCTTGGGCGTCATGCTCAGTTCTCTGTTAGTTGTCGTCCTGTCGCTGATGTTTTTAGTCAATCCCGCCGCCTACCGTCGTGCCTTCGTGCGCTTATTTCCTTCCTTCTACAGGCGCCGAGTCGAGGGCATTTTAGATCGTTGCGAAGTCGCCCTCGGCGGTTGGCTGGTGGGGATTTTATTTAATATGCTCGTGATTGCTACGTTTAGCTGGCTGGGATTGACCATTCTCGGGGTGCGTCTGTCTTTAGCTAACGGCATTTTAGCGGGAATTCTAACGTTTATTCCGAATATCGGTCCGGGATTGAGCGTCATTCCGCCTATGGCGATCGCCCTCCTCGATGCCCCTTGGAAAACCCTCGCCGTTTTAATTCTCTACATTTTTATCCAACAAGCAGAGAGCAATTTTCTCACCCCTTACGTGATGGCGGAACAAGTGTCTCTGTTGCCCGCCGTCACCTTACTCGCGCAAGTCTTTTTCGTGACCTTTTTCGGCTTTTTAGGTTTATTTTTAGCCCTACCTCTCACCGTAGTGGCTCAAGTTTGGTTGCAAGAAGTTTTAATTAAAGACATCCTCGATCGCTGGAACAAACCCCCTCAATTTATCAAAGGAATGGTCGATACCGATGGAGAATCCCCAGATCGCTCCCATCCAGAGGATTCACCAGCGCGATCGCATGGCGAAGCGATCGGCGACGAGGCGATCGAAGGATGA
- a CDS encoding CBS domain-containing protein, giving the protein MDLILCHTTADFDALGAAVGLTCLQPGARIVLSGGCHPGVREFLALHRDEYALIERRSVDPQKIRSLIVVDTQQRDRLGKTAEWLDLPVPIQIWDHHLDVESDIPATQTQIEAVGATTTLIVEQLQKQIAAIDRQGDGAPAGNRRHLTAAEATVMALGIHVDTGSLTFDHATARDAAALAWLMERGASVRAIAEYIEPGLSPQLQDLLAVGLRDLQSETIQGNTVSWVVLDSDAYVPGLAGLASHLLELTESDVVLLAHYYPVKSGNDERLTLIGRSRIPQTNLHELFKPLGGGGHPRAASAALRNADRDRLLPDLLDRLKQQIPHPPLARELMSSPVRTIRPDTTIHEAHRILLRYGHSGLSVVDSRGQLVGVISRRDLDIALHHGFSHAPVKGYMTTNLKTIAPDTTLQEIEALMVTYDIGRLPVLENDELIGIVTRTDLLRQLHQDKAIGQSRDPIDRIHPYCPLPPSVKPLLARSLVPPLARLLDRAAQLAEERGWHLYLVGGGVRDLLLAVSSPCSTSESDEDDTSGLHPCKEPLMLGDIDLVVDGFHKTADVGAGMELAKALRQLYPAARLDIHGQFQTAALLWHKDPVLDSLWVDIATARTEFYPYPAANPEVEASSIRQDLYRRDFTINALALRLTGGDRAGQILDFFGGWLDLQDRRIRVLHANSFIEDPTRIYRAVRFAVRLGFEIEAQTERYIRHALESGIYERMQKNALDPASGKRRAPALETRLKSELKYILQAPYWKSALELLGDLGALRCIHPSLKLNGRLWRELCLVDRGLQAIARRPARMGGAVPPCFSQLPEYWQIRLEVILAHLAPGDRRQVATNLQMSIETIDRLDGLAEASEAVSPVSELTRPSAIVRLLRRYDVLTLMLVAVRASRPIRRKIWQYLTEWIETKPLLDGHDLKTLGYKPGPRYKQILDAVLAATLDRAIVTRAEAETFIQEHFP; this is encoded by the coding sequence ATGGATCTAATTTTGTGCCATACCACTGCCGACTTCGACGCCCTCGGGGCTGCTGTCGGCTTGACATGCTTACAACCGGGGGCGCGGATTGTGTTATCGGGGGGGTGTCATCCGGGGGTTCGGGAGTTTCTGGCGTTACATCGCGACGAGTATGCATTGATCGAACGGCGATCGGTGGATCCGCAGAAAATTCGCTCCTTAATCGTGGTCGATACTCAACAGCGCGATCGCCTCGGCAAAACGGCGGAATGGTTGGATTTGCCCGTCCCGATTCAAATTTGGGACCACCATCTCGACGTGGAAAGTGACATTCCGGCAACTCAAACGCAAATTGAGGCCGTCGGAGCGACCACCACCCTGATTGTCGAACAATTGCAAAAACAGATCGCCGCGATCGATCGCCAAGGGGACGGCGCTCCCGCAGGCAACAGGCGCCATCTGACCGCCGCCGAAGCCACGGTCATGGCCTTGGGCATCCACGTAGATACCGGGTCGCTGACCTTCGACCACGCCACCGCCAGGGATGCGGCAGCGTTAGCCTGGTTGATGGAACGCGGGGCTAGCGTGCGGGCGATCGCCGAATACATCGAACCGGGATTGTCCCCCCAACTGCAAGACCTGCTCGCCGTGGGACTCAGGGATCTCCAGTCCGAAACGATTCAAGGCAATACAGTGTCTTGGGTCGTGCTCGACAGTGACGCTTACGTGCCCGGACTGGCGGGATTGGCCTCTCACTTACTCGAACTGACCGAAAGTGACGTGGTGCTCTTAGCCCATTACTATCCCGTCAAAAGTGGCAACGACGAACGGCTGACCCTGATCGGGCGATCGCGCATCCCCCAAACCAACCTGCACGAACTGTTCAAACCCTTGGGAGGCGGCGGTCACCCCCGTGCCGCCTCCGCCGCCTTACGCAACGCCGATCGCGATCGCCTCCTGCCGGATCTGCTCGATCGCCTCAAACAGCAAATCCCCCATCCGCCCCTCGCCCGCGAACTGATGTCCTCCCCGGTGCGGACGATCCGACCGGACACCACCATCCACGAAGCCCATCGCATCCTGCTGCGTTACGGTCACTCCGGCTTATCCGTCGTCGATTCCCGGGGACAACTCGTCGGCGTAATTTCCCGGCGCGACCTCGATATTGCCTTACACCACGGCTTTTCCCACGCCCCGGTCAAAGGCTACATGACCACCAACCTCAAAACGATCGCCCCGGATACCACCCTTCAAGAGATCGAAGCGTTGATGGTCACTTACGATATCGGACGGCTGCCCGTCCTCGAAAACGACGAACTGATCGGCATCGTCACCCGCACCGACCTACTGCGCCAACTACATCAAGACAAGGCGATCGGACAGTCGCGCGATCCGATCGATCGCATTCACCCCTACTGTCCCCTACCGCCCTCGGTCAAACCCTTACTGGCGCGGAGTTTAGTCCCGCCCCTGGCTCGCCTCCTCGATCGCGCCGCCCAGTTAGCCGAAGAGCGCGGCTGGCACTTATATCTCGTCGGCGGCGGCGTCCGCGACCTCCTGCTCGCCGTTTCTTCCCCCTGCTCAACCTCGGAAAGCGACGAGGACGACACCTCCGGTCTCCATCCGTGCAAGGAACCGTTGATGCTCGGCGATATCGATCTCGTCGTCGATGGCTTCCACAAAACCGCCGATGTCGGAGCGGGAATGGAACTGGCTAAAGCCTTGCGCCAACTGTATCCCGCCGCCCGCCTCGACATTCACGGACAATTTCAAACCGCCGCCTTACTCTGGCACAAAGACCCGGTTTTAGATTCGCTGTGGGTCGATATTGCCACGGCGCGCACGGAATTTTATCCCTATCCCGCCGCCAATCCGGAAGTAGAAGCCAGTTCGATCCGTCAAGACCTCTACCGCCGGGATTTTACGATCAACGCCCTGGCACTGCGCCTGACCGGGGGCGATCGCGCCGGACAGATTTTAGACTTTTTCGGCGGTTGGCTGGACTTGCAAGACCGTCGGATTCGGGTGTTGCACGCCAACAGCTTTATCGAAGATCCGACGCGAATTTATCGGGCCGTGCGCTTTGCGGTGCGTCTCGGTTTCGAGATCGAAGCGCAAACCGAACGCTACATCCGCCACGCCCTCGAAAGTGGGATTTACGAACGGATGCAGAAAAACGCCCTCGACCCCGCCTCGGGCAAACGACGCGCCCCGGCGTTGGAAACGCGCCTCAAAAGTGAGTTGAAATATATTTTGCAGGCGCCTTATTGGAAAAGTGCCTTGGAACTGCTCGGGGATTTAGGGGCGTTGCGCTGCATCCATCCGAGTTTGAAATTGAATGGGCGGTTGTGGCGAGAGTTGTGTTTAGTCGATCGCGGCTTGCAGGCGATCGCGCGGCGACCCGCTCGAATGGGGGGTGCCGTCCCCCCCTGTTTCTCCCAACTGCCGGAATATTGGCAAATTCGCTTAGAAGTCATTTTGGCCCACTTGGCCCCGGGCGATCGCCGCCAAGTGGCCACGAACTTGCAAATGAGTATCGAAACGATCGATCGCCTCGACGGTTTGGCCGAGGCGTCCGAGGCGGTGTCCCCGGTGAGCGAGTTAACCCGTCCGAGCGCGATCGTGAGGCTGTTGCGCCGTTACGACGTGCTGACCCTAATGCTCGTCGCCGTGCGCGCCTCCCGTCCCATTCGCCGCAAAATTTGGCAATATTTGACCGAATGGATCGAAACGAAGCCCCTCCTCGACGGCCACGACCTCAAAACCCTCGGCTACAAACCCGGTCCGCGTTATAAGCAAATTTTAGATGCCGTGCTGGCGGCGACCCTCGATCGCGCGATCGTCACTCGCGCCGAAGCGGAAACCTTTATTCAAGAACATTTCCCGTGA
- the ychF gene encoding redox-regulated ATPase YchF, translating to MLRAGIVGLPNVGKSTLFNALVANAKAQAANFPFCTIEPNVGVVAVPDERLQVLAELSHSEQIVPTRIEFVDIAGLVKGASQGEGLGNQFLSHIRQVDAIVQVVRCFENDDIIHVSGGIDPLRDIEVINLELALADLAQIERRIERTRKQARANKDAQAELAVLEKISAVLNEGKSARQTELNEEELELVKQLELLTLKPIIYAANVSEEDLASGNQWVEEVRKFGDRENAQTIVVSAQVESELVDLSAEERADFLESLGVEEGGLQSLIHATYKLLGLRTFLTTGPKETRAWTIREGMSAPQAAGTIHTDFERGFIRAETIAYADLVASGSMNAAKEKGLVRSEGKEYIVQEGDVMLFRFNV from the coding sequence ATGTTAAGAGCTGGAATTGTCGGACTCCCTAACGTCGGTAAATCTACGTTATTTAACGCCCTCGTAGCTAATGCGAAAGCCCAAGCAGCTAATTTTCCCTTCTGCACCATCGAGCCGAATGTAGGGGTGGTCGCCGTTCCTGACGAACGCCTCCAAGTGCTCGCCGAACTTTCTCATTCCGAGCAAATTGTGCCGACGCGAATTGAGTTTGTCGATATTGCAGGATTGGTGAAAGGAGCCAGTCAAGGGGAAGGTTTGGGGAACCAATTTCTCTCTCATATTCGTCAAGTTGACGCGATCGTTCAGGTGGTTCGCTGTTTTGAAAATGACGATATCATTCACGTTTCTGGAGGGATCGATCCCCTTCGAGATATTGAAGTCATTAATTTAGAATTAGCATTAGCAGATTTGGCTCAAATCGAACGCCGGATCGAACGCACTCGCAAACAAGCCCGCGCCAATAAAGACGCCCAAGCCGAACTCGCCGTTCTCGAAAAGATTTCCGCCGTTCTCAATGAAGGAAAATCGGCTCGTCAAACGGAATTAAACGAGGAAGAATTAGAGTTAGTTAAACAGTTGGAATTGTTAACGCTCAAACCAATTATTTACGCGGCTAACGTGTCGGAAGAAGATTTAGCCAGTGGCAATCAGTGGGTGGAAGAAGTTCGCAAATTTGGCGATCGCGAAAATGCTCAAACAATCGTGGTTTCGGCGCAAGTCGAATCGGAATTAGTCGATTTGTCGGCAGAAGAACGGGCAGACTTCCTCGAATCTTTGGGCGTGGAAGAAGGCGGGTTGCAATCTCTAATTCACGCGACGTATAAGTTGTTGGGATTGCGGACATTTTTAACGACCGGACCGAAAGAAACCCGGGCGTGGACGATTCGAGAAGGGATGTCTGCCCCCCAAGCGGCGGGGACGATTCATACCGATTTCGAGCGCGGTTTTATTCGGGCGGAAACGATCGCCTATGCGGATTTGGTCGCGAGTGGGTCGATGAATGCGGCGAAGGAAAAAGGGTTAGTTCGCAGTGAAGGAAAAGAGTATATCGTCCAAGAAGGCGATGTTATGTTGTTTCGATTTAATGTTTGA
- a CDS encoding DUF6760 family protein, whose protein sequence is MVGYPLDLLYEEVAAIAFYFHWSLAEILKLEHRERRRWVEEIEKLLP, encoded by the coding sequence ATGGTAGGCTACCCCTTGGATCTCCTCTACGAGGAGGTAGCCGCGATCGCCTTTTATTTTCACTGGTCGTTAGCGGAGATTTTAAAATTAGAACACCGCGAACGACGCCGATGGGTCGAGGAAATCGAGAAACTACTTCCCTGA
- a CDS encoding beta strand repeat-containing protein — translation MKLRLSVRSRSAMAEIAIATIAERPSTARTMTQTRGIKPSRALQCLALAIAALSPIAARAQVIPDGSLPQNSLATPEGDLTQIRGGTQAGNNLFHSFKEFSVGTEGVVWFDNAAGITNIVTRVTGGKISQIDGTIRANPGANLFLLNPSGIVFGANARLEIGGSFLATTGDRLLFDDGSIFSATDTSTPPLLTVAVPTGIQFVNDGQSPASLTVLGPGNRFGFGPLLETVRDDRPTGFAVPPGETLALLGDRIDIAGGNLTAEDGQIELGSVRTGTVTFGNENPAFSYNVREWGDTRLSGAASVDASGDRGGNIQVRARHLAVLEGSSILADTLGAGPGQTVKLQTSESIEFSGLTPGDGTFSSSAFASVAPGASGNGGQLLIETDRLRVLDGSIVGVDTFGSGNGGLMSVKARDVETRTSFWSGSSFVGATGTGGTIAIESDRLRVLEGAQILSFTRGEGNAGEVILRARESIEVSGAGVSFGSLFASVVVTTVEIGSTGRGGNLTIETGRLIVADGGAISTETNGTDPSSAAGVLSITATESIDVFGQNEEGLPSAISTNANFDAPGADLTIETGRLRVADGGQIGSGSFGAGNGGTLTIRVNGPISLSGTAAELEFRDRLFFTDDSGTRFPSGLFASSQGAGNAGNLTIEAQSFSADNRAEVTVSSSSTGQAGSLELIAETVDLDTQALLRADNSAGLGNIRLSARDLRLRGNSQISTNARGLDDGGNLTIATQNLVALDNSDITANAVNSAGGRISISAEGIFGTELRSQPTAASDITASSELGANFSGEVRLETPEFDPRTGFLKTSPQLLSAYRLQLAGCAAPEQNQFTITGSGGLPENPIAPIRAHSLWNDLRDIPEESNASPLTHEGDRPVRTASAPPTLEATGWVTNDTGGVELVASGPNRVNFSRLNPQISDIVPACR, via the coding sequence GTGAAATTACGGTTGTCGGTGCGATCGAGATCGGCTATGGCTGAGATCGCGATCGCAACGATCGCCGAGCGTCCCTCAACAGCACGAACCATGACCCAGACTCGGGGAATCAAACCCAGCCGCGCCCTCCAATGCCTCGCCCTGGCGATCGCCGCCCTATCCCCAATTGCCGCAAGGGCGCAAGTGATTCCCGATGGCAGCCTCCCGCAAAACTCCCTGGCCACCCCCGAAGGGGACCTCACCCAGATCCGGGGGGGAACCCAAGCCGGAAACAATCTCTTCCACAGCTTTAAAGAATTTTCAGTGGGTACCGAAGGCGTGGTCTGGTTCGACAATGCCGCCGGAATTACCAATATTGTGACCCGAGTCACCGGAGGCAAAATCTCGCAAATCGACGGCACGATCCGCGCCAACCCGGGGGCGAACCTATTTCTACTCAACCCGTCCGGGATCGTCTTCGGTGCCAACGCCCGCTTGGAGATCGGCGGCTCCTTTCTCGCCACCACAGGCGATCGCCTCCTGTTCGACGACGGCAGCATCTTTAGCGCCACAGACACCTCAACCCCTCCCCTGCTCACCGTCGCCGTACCGACGGGGATCCAATTTGTCAACGACGGGCAATCCCCAGCCAGTCTGACCGTCCTCGGACCGGGCAATCGATTCGGGTTCGGTCCGCTCCTCGAAACCGTGCGCGACGATCGCCCCACCGGATTCGCCGTTCCTCCCGGGGAAACCTTAGCCCTGCTCGGCGATCGCATCGACATTGCCGGGGGCAACCTCACCGCCGAAGACGGCCAGATCGAATTGGGAAGCGTCAGAACGGGAACCGTCACTTTTGGCAACGAAAACCCAGCCTTCAGCTATAACGTCCGAGAATGGGGAGATACGCGCCTGAGTGGAGCCGCCTCCGTCGATGCCAGTGGCGATCGTGGCGGCAACATTCAAGTGAGAGCGCGCCACTTAGCCGTCCTCGAAGGCTCTTCGATCTTGGCCGATACCCTCGGCGCCGGACCCGGTCAAACCGTCAAATTGCAAACCAGCGAATCGATCGAATTTTCCGGCTTGACCCCCGGCGACGGCACCTTTTCGAGTAGTGCCTTCGCCTCCGTGGCCCCCGGCGCCTCCGGCAACGGCGGTCAACTCCTCATTGAAACCGATCGCCTGCGAGTTCTCGACGGCAGTATCGTCGGCGTCGATACCTTCGGTTCCGGGAACGGTGGCTTGATGTCGGTCAAAGCCCGCGACGTCGAAACCCGAACCAGTTTTTGGTCCGGTTCGAGCTTTGTAGGCGCCACGGGAACGGGCGGCACGATCGCCATCGAAAGCGATCGCCTGCGGGTCTTAGAAGGGGCACAAATTCTCTCGTTTACTCGGGGAGAAGGCAATGCTGGAGAAGTCATTTTGCGCGCCCGCGAGTCGATCGAAGTAAGTGGCGCGGGGGTCTCCTTCGGCAGTCTATTTGCGAGTGTCGTCGTCACCACCGTCGAAATCGGAAGTACGGGCAGAGGGGGCAATCTCACCATAGAAACCGGACGTTTGATCGTGGCCGATGGCGGCGCCATTTCCACGGAAACCAACGGCACCGATCCGAGCAGCGCCGCCGGAGTGCTCTCCATCACTGCGACCGAATCGATCGACGTCTTCGGCCAGAATGAAGAAGGATTGCCCTCCGCCATTTCGACCAATGCCAATTTCGACGCCCCCGGCGCCGATTTGACCATCGAAACCGGGCGCTTGCGGGTTGCCGATGGCGGTCAGATCGGCTCCGGCAGCTTTGGGGCGGGCAATGGCGGCACCCTCACCATTCGCGTCAACGGCCCGATCTCGCTCAGTGGCACTGCAGCAGAGTTGGAATTTCGCGATCGCCTGTTCTTCACCGACGACTCGGGAACTCGCTTCCCCAGTGGCTTATTTGCGTCCTCGCAAGGGGCGGGCAATGCGGGAAACTTAACCATTGAAGCCCAATCGTTCTCGGCGGATAACCGTGCTGAAGTCACCGTGAGCAGTTCGAGTACCGGGCAAGCGGGGAGTCTCGAATTAATCGCGGAAACGGTCGATTTAGACACTCAGGCGCTCCTGCGAGCCGATAACAGCGCCGGGTTGGGTAATATTAGACTGTCCGCTCGCGATTTACGCTTGCGCGGTAACAGTCAAATTTCGACCAATGCCCGAGGGCTAGACGACGGGGGAAATTTGACGATCGCCACTCAGAATTTAGTCGCCCTCGACAATAGCGATATTACCGCCAACGCGGTCAACAGTGCCGGAGGACGCATCAGTATCAGTGCCGAGGGCATTTTCGGTACCGAACTGCGATCGCAACCGACGGCGGCGAGCGATATTACCGCTTCTTCCGAACTCGGCGCCAATTTTAGCGGCGAAGTGCGTTTAGAAACGCCGGAATTCGATCCGAGGACGGGATTTTTAAAAACGTCGCCGCAATTACTGTCTGCGTATCGGTTACAACTGGCAGGTTGTGCCGCCCCGGAGCAAAATCAATTTACGATTACTGGAAGCGGAGGATTGCCGGAAAATCCGATCGCGCCGATCCGCGCTCACAGCTTATGGAACGACCTGCGCGACATTCCCGAAGAGTCTAACGCCTCGCCATTGACCCATGAAGGCGATCGCCCTGTTCGTACTGCGTCTGCGCCTCCAACCCTTGAGGCCACCGGGTGGGTCACCAATGACACCGGAGGAGTGGAACTGGTCGCTTCGGGTCCCAATCGCGTCAATTTTTCTCGCTTGAACCCTCAAATTTCGGATATCGTCCCTGCTTGTCGTTGA
- the psbZ gene encoding photosystem II reaction center protein PsbZ encodes MTIIFQLALAALVLMSFAMVVGVPVAYASPQNWDQSKTLLYLGSGIWAALVILVGVLNFLVA; translated from the coding sequence ATGACAATTATTTTTCAGTTAGCACTCGCCGCTTTAGTTCTGATGTCTTTTGCGATGGTCGTCGGCGTTCCTGTCGCCTATGCCTCGCCTCAGAACTGGGATCAATCCAAAACCTTACTCTATTTGGGGTCGGGCATTTGGGCGGCTCTGGTGATCTTAGTCGGCGTCCTCAACTTTTTGGTGGCTTAA
- a CDS encoding pentapeptide repeat-containing protein has translation MNAHELLKRYAAGERDFRGVQLSRANLMFAQLMGIDLYDAELSGVDFYDANLTQAKLSGANLEKAHLGRANLAQTKFFGANLSRANLSRADLGRADLFRANLTLADLSGANLTRADLSGADLSRANLSKANLTHANLSEANLSSANLVGANFKGAKLNGANLSEADLYDADLSNAKLEKADLRNAQLFGAKLPGANLSDVDLRHAKLCEVNLSKANLARSDLSGSNLSRANLNETNLSRTNLSYCNLSETTLTRANLTEAKLTEVNLSRANLARAILVGADFSTPVGEGSKARAFSLKNQGTIWLGRSPKASIQLYSPFVSRRHAVIHVNSQGEYVLRDHNSTNGVFVNDQQLEGPVVLSDGATIKIGPFVLVLKGEDLQVEVDGTSIQPSCLIQADLTQADLRQANLSGICLYGANLSGVHLENTNLTGTVMPDGSIAPKSVPKAGNRPTQP, from the coding sequence ATGAACGCTCACGAACTGCTCAAACGGTATGCAGCAGGAGAAAGGGATTTTCGCGGGGTACAACTGAGTCGGGCGAATCTGATGTTTGCTCAGCTCATGGGGATTGACTTGTACGATGCCGAACTCAGTGGCGTCGATTTTTACGATGCCAATCTCACTCAAGCGAAATTAAGTGGAGCCAATTTAGAAAAAGCCCATCTGGGTCGGGCGAACTTGGCTCAGACGAAATTTTTCGGTGCCAATCTCTCCCGGGCCAATCTCTCCCGCGCCGATTTGGGGCGGGCCGATTTATTTCGGGCGAATTTAACCTTGGCGGACTTGTCCGGCGCTAATCTGACCCGCGCCGATTTAAGTGGAGCTGATTTGAGTCGGGCGAATTTAAGCAAAGCCAATTTAACCCATGCCAACTTGAGCGAGGCGAATTTATCATCTGCCAATCTCGTCGGGGCGAACTTTAAAGGAGCAAAACTCAACGGCGCCAATTTGAGCGAGGCGGACTTGTACGATGCGGATTTAAGTAACGCCAAATTGGAAAAAGCGGACTTGAGAAACGCCCAGTTATTCGGGGCCAAGTTGCCGGGGGCAAATTTATCCGATGTCGATTTGCGTCACGCCAAATTGTGCGAAGTCAATTTAAGTAAGGCGAATTTGGCGCGCAGCGACTTGTCCGGGAGTAATTTAAGTCGGGCCAATTTGAACGAGACCAATTTGAGCCGCACGAACTTGAGTTATTGCAATTTAAGTGAAACGACGTTAACCCGCGCCAATTTAACCGAGGCGAAGTTGACGGAAGTCAATTTGAGTCGGGCCAATTTGGCGCGCGCGATTTTAGTCGGAGCGGATTTTTCGACCCCGGTGGGGGAAGGGAGTAAGGCGCGGGCGTTTTCTCTGAAAAATCAAGGGACGATTTGGTTGGGGCGATCGCCCAAAGCTAGCATCCAATTATATTCCCCCTTCGTGTCCCGCCGTCATGCGGTGATTCACGTCAATTCTCAAGGGGAATATGTCTTGCGCGACCACAACAGCACCAATGGCGTCTTTGTCAACGACCAACAACTCGAAGGCCCGGTGGTCCTGTCGGACGGCGCGACGATTAAAATCGGTCCATTTGTTTTAGTTTTAAAAGGGGAAGACTTACAGGTTGAAGTCGATGGCACCTCGATTCAGCCGAGTTGTCTGATTCAAGCCGATTTAACTCAAGCGGACTTGCGTCAGGCCAATTTAAGCGGGATTTGCCTTTACGGCGCCAATTTGAGCGGCGTTCACCTCGAAAATACCAATTTGACCGGAACGGTGATGCCCGACGGTTCGATCGCCCCGAAATCGGTTCCCAAAGCGGGGAATCGCCCAACCCAACCCTAG